A DNA window from Drosophila sechellia strain sech25 chromosome X, ASM438219v1, whole genome shotgun sequence contains the following coding sequences:
- the LOC116802098 gene encoding uncharacterized protein LOC116802098 isoform X1, with product MRLRDSIDDALCPKAGPAPGFNDHNHLRIWNVLPTFDTPRYICKIRNCAQCIHTLICLHGQLGEKAKWVPLSHLAIPSGNLANSRGLTPILMRAINIRNGLLPDGDLMVVVVVVQRGRRTQDFWQSASNWHGRDSGLWATYDGHNPSWGCGHGQMAAVHVYMCICVSTPTLAHTPSPTHVPHIPHIPHPVTHAHVESKPTRTPTHTHGCICLL from the exons GTTTTAACGATCACAATCATCTTCGCATTTGGAATGTCCTGCCCACATTCGATACGCCCAGATACATCTGCAAGATTCG GAACTGTGCCCAGTGTATCCACACACTCATATGCTTACACGGCCAACTGGGCGAGAAGGCGAAGTGGGTGCCCCTGTCACACTTGGCCATCCCAAGCGGCAACCTGGCCAACTCCCGAGGCCTGACACCAATACTAATGCGTGCGATTAACATTCGGAATGGTCTGCTTCCAGACGGAGAtttgatggtggtggtggtggtggtgcagcGAGGACGAAGGACGCAGGACTTCTGGCAATCGGCAAGCAATTGGCATGGACGCGACTCTGGGCTTTGGGCCACATACGATGGGCATAACCCGTCGTGGGGCTGCGGACACGGTCAGATGGCTGCGGTACATGTGTACatgtgtatctgtgtatccacacccacactcgcacacacacctTCGCCTACACATGTTCCACATATCCCACATATTCCACACCCAGTTACACATGCACATGTAGAATCTAAGCCAACACGTACGCCCACGCATACACACGGCTGCATATGTTTGTTATAA
- the LOC116802098 gene encoding uncharacterized protein LOC116802098 isoform X2 produces MHTHTPTHCFNDHNHLRIWNVLPTFDTPRYICKIRNCAQCIHTLICLHGQLGEKAKWVPLSHLAIPSGNLANSRGLTPILMRAINIRNGLLPDGDLMVVVVVVQRGRRTQDFWQSASNWHGRDSGLWATYDGHNPSWGCGHGQMAAVHVYMCICVSTPTLAHTPSPTHVPHIPHIPHPVTHAHVESKPTRTPTHTHGCICLL; encoded by the exons GTTTTAACGATCACAATCATCTTCGCATTTGGAATGTCCTGCCCACATTCGATACGCCCAGATACATCTGCAAGATTCG GAACTGTGCCCAGTGTATCCACACACTCATATGCTTACACGGCCAACTGGGCGAGAAGGCGAAGTGGGTGCCCCTGTCACACTTGGCCATCCCAAGCGGCAACCTGGCCAACTCCCGAGGCCTGACACCAATACTAATGCGTGCGATTAACATTCGGAATGGTCTGCTTCCAGACGGAGAtttgatggtggtggtggtggtggtgcagcGAGGACGAAGGACGCAGGACTTCTGGCAATCGGCAAGCAATTGGCATGGACGCGACTCTGGGCTTTGGGCCACATACGATGGGCATAACCCGTCGTGGGGCTGCGGACACGGTCAGATGGCTGCGGTACATGTGTACatgtgtatctgtgtatccacacccacactcgcacacacacctTCGCCTACACATGTTCCACATATCCCACATATTCCACACCCAGTTACACATGCACATGTAGAATCTAAGCCAACACGTACGCCCACGCATACACACGGCTGCATATGTTTGTTATAA
- the LOC116802098 gene encoding uncharacterized protein LOC116802098 isoform X3, which yields MELQNGAARQTSTKFHRRRNCAQCIHTLICLHGQLGEKAKWVPLSHLAIPSGNLANSRGLTPILMRAINIRNGLLPDGDLMVVVVVVQRGRRTQDFWQSASNWHGRDSGLWATYDGHNPSWGCGHGQMAAVHVYMCICVSTPTLAHTPSPTHVPHIPHIPHPVTHAHVESKPTRTPTHTHGCICLL from the exons ATGGAGCTGCAAAACGGGGCTGCAAGACAAACATCAACAAAATTCCATCGTCGTCG GAACTGTGCCCAGTGTATCCACACACTCATATGCTTACACGGCCAACTGGGCGAGAAGGCGAAGTGGGTGCCCCTGTCACACTTGGCCATCCCAAGCGGCAACCTGGCCAACTCCCGAGGCCTGACACCAATACTAATGCGTGCGATTAACATTCGGAATGGTCTGCTTCCAGACGGAGAtttgatggtggtggtggtggtggtgcagcGAGGACGAAGGACGCAGGACTTCTGGCAATCGGCAAGCAATTGGCATGGACGCGACTCTGGGCTTTGGGCCACATACGATGGGCATAACCCGTCGTGGGGCTGCGGACACGGTCAGATGGCTGCGGTACATGTGTACatgtgtatctgtgtatccacacccacactcgcacacacacctTCGCCTACACATGTTCCACATATCCCACATATTCCACACCCAGTTACACATGCACATGTAGAATCTAAGCCAACACGTACGCCCACGCATACACACGGCTGCATATGTTTGTTATAA